A genomic window from Silene latifolia isolate original U9 population chromosome Y, ASM4854445v1, whole genome shotgun sequence includes:
- the LOC141627550 gene encoding uncharacterized protein LOC141627550, protein MAAQQKLATVDNLVRRGSYLVNRCVLCLQASETHRHLFFQCEFSGELWRSVLGWMGIQGRTAKYWQELSWCSSRYAKKHWKSGWFRCCLAATIYFIWQERNARIFGGKTSTIHTLATQLRFAVGTRLIGKYGSGNKEMLRHLNPIYT, encoded by the coding sequence ATGGCTGCTCAACAAAAACTGGCTACTGTTGATAATCTTGTGAGACGGGGGTCTTATCTAGTCAATAGGTGTGTTTTATGTCTTCAGGCTAGTGAGACTCATCGCCATCTCTTCTTTCAGTGCGAGTTTTCTGGTGAGCTGTGGAGATCTGTGTTAGGTTGGATGGGTATTCAAGGCAGAACTGCTAAGTATTGGCAGGAATTGTCTTGGTGTAGCTCTAGGTATGCAAAGAAGCATTGGAAATCCGGATGGTTTCGTTGTTGCCTAGCAGCTACCATCTATTTCATCTGGCAAGAAAGGAATGCAAGGATTTTTGGTGGGAAGACGTCTACTATTCATACCTTAGCTACTCAACTGCGTTTTGCTGTTGGGACTAGACTCATAGGAAAGTATGGTAGTGGGAACAAGGAGATGTTGCGTCATCTTAATCCTATTTATACTTAA